One Actinomycetota bacterium DNA window includes the following coding sequences:
- a CDS encoding prepilin peptidase, translated as MAIVFIFGLIIGSFFNVVISRLPRGESIVAPASKCPNCDQPIKPYDNIPLISYLILKGRCRSCGQKISPVYPAVELLTATLFAASFYKFGLSLELAPSIFFLGVLIIVAFIDLREMIIPNKIIYPALLVSLIFTAASFIYPLKFPLIGLNSPLESLIGLFSGGLFLYFVALAGEKIFRQEAMGAGDIKLAAFMGLYLGRYIWIALFLGFFFGSLIGLFLIYFGGRGKRELIPFGPSLALGGALTLFLGPFIYGFYVSLAFG; from the coding sequence TTGGCAATCGTTTTCATCTTCGGCCTCATAATCGGAAGCTTCTTCAACGTGGTGATCAGTCGCTTACCAAGGGGCGAGTCAATAGTCGCCCCCGCCTCCAAGTGCCCAAATTGCGATCAGCCCATAAAGCCTTACGACAATATCCCGCTAATAAGTTACCTCATCCTCAAAGGGCGCTGCCGCTCTTGCGGTCAGAAGATATCGCCCGTCTATCCAGCCGTGGAACTCTTGACGGCCACTCTATTTGCCGCCTCATTTTATAAATTTGGACTTAGCCTTGAGCTTGCGCCCTCCATCTTCTTTTTGGGAGTCCTAATCATCGTTGCCTTCATTGACTTGCGTGAGATGATAATCCCAAATAAGATAATTTATCCGGCCCTTTTGGTCTCACTCATCTTTACCGCCGCCTCTTTTATTTATCCGCTTAAATTTCCACTCATTGGTCTTAACTCACCGCTAGAGTCGCTCATCGGTCTTTTTTCGGGCGGTCTCTTTTTATACTTTGTGGCGCTGGCCGGCGAAAAGATCTTTAGGCAGGAGGCGATGGGCGCAGGGGACATAAAACTTGCCGCCTTCATGGGGCTCTATCTTGGCCGCTACATCTGGATTGCTCTATTTTTGGGTTTCTTCTTCGGCTCACTCATTGGCCTCTTTCTCATATACTTTGGGGGCAGAGGCAAGCGCGAACTTATACCCTTCGGCCCCTCACTTGCCCTTGGCGGAGCGCTGACCCTATTCCTTGGCCCCTTTATCTACGGTTTTTATGTCTCCCTTGCCTTCGGTTAG
- the trpE gene encoding anthranilate synthase component I, with the protein MYYPNFEEFKRVSKDHNLIPVYRDLIADTETPVSAFRKIEAGSDYAFLLESAEKGERFGRYSFLGSDPYLRVWAKGKSVWVEDASGKKELKLKNPLSAIEEIISTYNPAKIEGLPPFFGGAVGYIAYDMVENFEDIKISSKDDLGLNDMVFFFTDTILIFDHLAHRIKVVANAHINGDAKAAYEDAGLKIDTLVKKIDGSYPRGGLKPKIAGGSKVTSNIERDDFLAMVERAKEYIRAGDLLQVVLSQRFSTKFDGDPFDIYRALRIINPSPYMYYLKLGASKIIGSSPESLVKVTGQSVSTCPIAGTKPRGRDAAEDLELETNLLGDPKERAEHLMLVDLGRNDIGRVAKAGSVEVEDFMTVERYSHVMHIVTTVTGQLKEGKSAFDAIASVFPAGTVSGAPKIRAMEVIDELEKVRRGTYAGAIGYFSYLGDLDSAITIRTILIHEEKAYVQVGAGIVYDSKAESEYEETKNKAKGMLKAVSMAKEGLL; encoded by the coding sequence GTGTACTATCCAAATTTTGAAGAGTTCAAAAGAGTCTCAAAAGATCATAATCTGATACCGGTCTATAGAGATCTCATCGCCGATACCGAGACGCCCGTCTCGGCCTTTCGAAAAATCGAAGCGGGGAGCGATTACGCCTTTCTTTTGGAGAGCGCCGAAAAAGGGGAGAGGTTCGGCCGCTACTCATTTTTAGGCTCTGACCCCTATCTTAGGGTGTGGGCAAAGGGCAAGTCGGTCTGGGTAGAGGACGCTTCTGGTAAGAAGGAGCTCAAGCTAAAAAATCCTCTCTCTGCAATCGAAGAAATAATTTCGACCTACAACCCCGCCAAGATTGAGGGGCTTCCGCCATTCTTTGGGGGAGCCGTCGGTTACATCGCCTACGACATGGTGGAAAATTTCGAGGATATTAAGATATCTTCCAAAGATGATCTCGGCCTCAATGATATGGTCTTCTTCTTTACCGACACCATCCTGATCTTCGACCATCTGGCTCACAGGATAAAGGTTGTGGCAAATGCCCACATAAATGGGGATGCAAAGGCCGCTTACGAGGACGCTGGCTTAAAGATAGACACGCTCGTAAAAAAGATAGATGGCTCTTATCCTCGCGGTGGATTAAAGCCCAAGATCGCCGGGGGCTCCAAGGTGACATCAAACATCGAAAGGGACGATTTTTTGGCCATGGTCGAGAGAGCCAAGGAGTACATCAGGGCGGGCGATCTGCTTCAAGTGGTCCTCTCTCAGCGCTTCTCGACCAAATTCGATGGCGATCCCTTCGATATCTACCGGGCGCTAAGGATAATAAATCCATCACCCTATATGTATTATTTGAAGCTTGGTGCCTCAAAGATCATCGGCTCCTCTCCCGAATCGTTGGTCAAGGTGACCGGGCAAAGCGTCTCAACCTGTCCAATCGCGGGGACCAAGCCGAGGGGAAGAGACGCGGCCGAAGACTTGGAGCTCGAGACCAATCTTCTGGGTGACCCCAAGGAGCGGGCCGAGCACCTTATGCTTGTGGATCTTGGACGGAACGACATCGGACGGGTGGCCAAGGCGGGCAGCGTAGAAGTGGAGGATTTCATGACCGTAGAGAGATACTCTCACGTGATGCATATAGTTACGACCGTTACGGGTCAGCTCAAGGAGGGAAAGAGCGCTTTTGACGCCATCGCTTCGGTCTTTCCGGCCGGCACCGTCTCTGGCGCTCCCAAGATCAGGGCGATGGAAGTAATCGATGAGCTGGAGAAGGTTAGAAGAGGCACATACGCTGGGGCAATCGGCTACTTCAGCTACCTTGGCGATCTTGACTCGGCCATAACCATTCGCACGATCCTCATTCACGAGGAGAAGGCATATGTACAGGTCGGAGCGGGTATCGTTTACGATTCAAAGGCCGAGAGCGAATACGAGGAGACAAAAAATAAAGCTAAAGGCATGTTAAAGGCCGTCTCTATGGCCAAAGAAGGTCTTTTGTGA
- a CDS encoding aminodeoxychorismate/anthranilate synthase component II, whose amino-acid sequence MILVIDNYDSFTYNLVQYLGELGATIEVARNDKIALSEIKKMAPGHIVISPGPCTPSEAGISMDLIKEFMGRIPILGVCLGHQAIVQALGGKIIRGEVPVHGKTSEIYHDGKGVFVDIPNPFTATRYHSLIAERKSLPEVFEISARTADGVIMGVRHKEHILEGIQFHPESILTTEGKRILKNFLDMDYGKFDQKEER is encoded by the coding sequence ATGATACTCGTTATAGATAATTACGACTCCTTCACCTACAATCTGGTCCAATATCTTGGCGAGCTTGGAGCAACGATCGAAGTTGCAAGAAATGACAAGATAGCTTTGAGCGAGATCAAAAAGATGGCCCCAGGTCACATAGTCATCTCGCCCGGCCCCTGCACGCCGAGCGAGGCCGGCATCTCGATGGATCTCATCAAGGAATTTATGGGAAGGATTCCGATTCTAGGCGTCTGCTTGGGCCATCAGGCGATAGTCCAGGCGCTGGGCGGAAAGATCATAAGGGGCGAGGTTCCAGTTCATGGCAAGACGAGCGAGATTTACCACGACGGCAAGGGCGTATTTGTAGATATTCCAAATCCCTTCACGGCCACCCGCTACCACTCGCTCATCGCCGAGAGGAAGTCTTTGCCAGAGGTTTTTGAGATCTCGGCCAGGACGGCCGATGGGGTCATAATGGGCGTTAGGCACAAAGAGCACATCTTGGAGGGCATCCAATTCCACCCCGAATCCATCCTGACGACCGAGGGGAAAAGGATACTTAAGAATTTTTTAGACATGGACTATGGTAAGTTCGATCAGAAGGAGGAGAGATGA
- the trpD gene encoding anthranilate phosphoribosyltransferase, translating to MIGEAIKKLVSHKDLGFDEARAVMEEIMSGQAADGQIGAFLTALRMKGETAAEIAGFAGVMMDKVERVTPSAKLLVDTCGTGGDCSGTFNISTTAAFIAAGAGVTIAKHGNRSISSASGSADLLEALGVNISLKPEGVARCIDEVGIGFMFAPSLHPAMKYVMPVRRAIGIRTVFNMLGPLVNPAGAKAQIIGVYEEGLTEVFAEVLRELDGRHVLVVHGAGGLDELSTLGKSRITELKGGKIKSYHIEPEDLGLRRVKIEDILGGDAKKNAKITLDILSGKKGAKRDIALLNAAGAILVGKKAKDLKAALALAAESVDLGRAKEKLDQLIAFSDENKHEGQS from the coding sequence ATGATAGGCGAAGCGATCAAGAAGCTCGTTTCTCATAAGGATCTCGGCTTCGATGAGGCAAGGGCGGTGATGGAGGAGATCATGAGCGGTCAAGCGGCAGATGGTCAGATCGGGGCCTTCTTGACCGCTCTTAGGATGAAGGGGGAGACAGCGGCCGAGATCGCCGGCTTTGCCGGAGTGATGATGGATAAGGTCGAGAGGGTGACCCCAAGCGCGAAATTATTGGTGGATACCTGTGGCACCGGCGGCGATTGCAGCGGAACCTTTAACATCTCGACGACAGCAGCCTTCATCGCGGCCGGGGCCGGGGTGACCATCGCCAAGCATGGTAATCGCAGCATCTCGAGTGCCTCTGGGAGCGCAGATCTCTTGGAAGCCTTAGGGGTAAATATCTCCCTTAAGCCAGAGGGGGTTGCAAGATGCATAGACGAGGTGGGGATCGGCTTCATGTTCGCTCCGTCACTTCACCCGGCCATGAAGTATGTGATGCCGGTCAGAAGGGCGATTGGGATTCGCACGGTCTTCAATATGCTGGGACCCCTGGTCAATCCGGCCGGGGCCAAAGCCCAGATAATCGGGGTCTATGAGGAGGGGTTGACCGAGGTCTTCGCCGAGGTTCTCCGCGAGCTGGACGGCCGCCATGTTTTGGTCGTCCATGGGGCGGGCGGCTTAGATGAGCTTTCAACCTTGGGCAAGAGCCGGATAACCGAGCTCAAAGGGGGTAAAATAAAGAGCTACCACATAGAGCCAGAAGATCTGGGGCTAAGGAGGGTCAAGATTGAAGATATCTTGGGCGGCGACGCTAAGAAGAATGCGAAGATCACCTTAGATATCTTATCTGGCAAGAAGGGCGCAAAGAGGGATATTGCCCTCTTGAACGCGGCCGGGGCCATCCTGGTCGGTAAAAAGGCCAAGGATCTAAAGGCGGCCCTAGCTCTTGCGGCTGAATCGGTCGATTTAGGACGCGCTAAAGAAAAATTGGATCAACTCATCGCCTTTAGCGATGAGAATAAACACGAGGGGCAGAGCTAG
- the trpC gene encoding indole-3-glycerol phosphate synthase TrpC, giving the protein MILDKIIAGKRAELMETKSRHSLQEMKARAAQAGPSRDFKGSLRAPGLSLVAEIKKASPSAGIIRDDFDAKKIAKIYEAAGASAISVITEEKHFLGNLDYLSLVKRAVSLPILRKDFIIDEYQIYESKVFGADAILLIAAVLKDDELKRFIQIAEEIGLATLVEVHSEDELKRAFELGAQVIGINNRDLNTFKVDIETTFALNKLITSDKIVVAESGVKSREDILSLEEAKVDAVLIGEALMRSGDIGLKIDELFKETIKRS; this is encoded by the coding sequence ATGATCTTGGATAAAATCATCGCGGGCAAAAGAGCTGAACTAATGGAGACAAAGAGCCGCCATTCTCTCCAAGAGATGAAGGCCAGGGCGGCCCAGGCCGGCCCTAGCCGCGATTTTAAAGGGAGCCTTAGGGCTCCTGGTTTGAGCCTGGTCGCCGAGATAAAGAAGGCTTCCCCCTCAGCCGGAATCATAAGGGATGATTTTGACGCTAAAAAAATCGCGAAGATTTATGAGGCGGCCGGAGCCTCTGCTATCTCAGTGATCACTGAAGAGAAGCATTTTTTGGGCAATCTTGATTATTTAAGCTTGGTCAAAAGGGCCGTTTCACTTCCCATACTTCGCAAAGACTTTATCATCGATGAGTATCAAATCTACGAGTCAAAGGTCTTTGGGGCCGACGCCATCCTTCTTATTGCGGCCGTCTTAAAGGATGACGAATTAAAAAGATTTATCCAGATTGCAGAGGAGATTGGGCTTGCCACCTTGGTCGAGGTTCACAGCGAGGATGAGCTGAAAAGAGCTTTTGAGCTCGGAGCTCAGGTGATCGGCATCAACAACCGCGATTTGAATACCTTCAAGGTCGATATTGAGACCACGTTTGCGCTCAATAAACTGATAACATCTGATAAAATTGTTGTGGCCGAAAGCGGAGTAAAGAGCAGAGAAGATATTTTGAGCCTCGAAGAAGCCAAGGTCGATGCCGTCTTGATCGGGGAGGCTCTGATGCGAAGCGGCGATATCGGGCTAAAGATAGATGAGCTATTCAAAGAGACCATTAAAAGAAGTTGA
- a CDS encoding phosphoribosylanthranilate isomerase translates to MVRVKICGITNLDDALMAVEYGADALGFVFATSPRRIEPNVAREIIMELPPFVSKVGVFVDEGAQAVQKIAKECGLDSLQFHGKERAVYCSAFKGAYKVIKAFKVSADFKFETLRGYGVDGVLLDTYVEGRAGGSGLTFDWQIAREVKASSMRPLILSGGLNPQNVAEAIQAAHPFAVDVSSGVEAAPGRKDGPKIEKFIRRAKGRPCD, encoded by the coding sequence TTGGTAAGGGTAAAGATATGTGGGATCACCAATCTGGATGACGCTCTGATGGCGGTCGAATATGGAGCGGATGCACTGGGATTCGTATTTGCGACGAGCCCAAGGCGCATTGAGCCCAACGTTGCAAGGGAGATAATAATGGAGCTTCCTCCCTTTGTCTCCAAGGTCGGGGTCTTTGTGGATGAAGGGGCCCAAGCCGTTCAGAAAATTGCCAAGGAGTGCGGTCTGGACAGTTTGCAGTTTCATGGCAAGGAGAGAGCCGTCTATTGCTCGGCTTTCAAGGGGGCCTACAAGGTCATCAAGGCCTTTAAGGTCTCAGCCGACTTCAAATTTGAGACCTTAAGGGGTTATGGGGTAGACGGCGTTCTTCTTGACACTTATGTTGAGGGGAGGGCAGGCGGAAGCGGGCTTACCTTCGATTGGCAAATAGCCAGGGAAGTTAAGGCCTCCTCGATGAGGCCGCTCATCCTTTCGGGTGGACTAAACCCGCAAAACGTCGCCGAAGCGATCCAAGCGGCCCACCCCTTTGCTGTCGATGTCTCAAGCGGGGTCGAAGCCGCCCCGGGCAGAAAAGACGGCCCTAAGATTGAAAAATTCATAAGGAGAGCCAAGGGCCGGCCTTGCGATTGA
- the trpB gene encoding tryptophan synthase subunit beta yields the protein MLPDEKGYFGEFGGKFVPETLMAALIELEEAYARFKDDPDFLAEVEFYLRDYAGRPTPLYFAQRLSDRYGFEVFLKREDLCHTGAHKINNTIGQALLAKRMGKRRVIAETGAGQHGVAAATVAALFGMDCRIYMGQEDIRRQAPNVLRMKLLGAEVYPVTSGSRTLKDAMNEAIRDWVTNVQNTFYIIGSVAGPHPYPMMVRDFQTVIGREIKEQILKAKERLPDYLIACVGGGSNAIGAFYPFIGGDIKLIGVEAAGLGLESGKHGAPLAEGSVGVLHGSKSYVLSDEYGQIIEAHSISAGLDYPGVGPEHSYLKDEALVEYGSITDKEALSAFKLLCRMEGIIPALESSHALAYLEKLGSEAKGGLVVVNLSGRGDKDLDTVVKELEIKI from the coding sequence ATGTTACCTGACGAAAAGGGATATTTTGGAGAATTTGGAGGCAAGTTCGTTCCCGAGACCTTGATGGCCGCCCTCATCGAGCTCGAAGAGGCTTATGCTCGCTTCAAGGATGATCCCGATTTTCTTGCTGAGGTTGAATTTTACCTAAGGGATTATGCGGGTCGCCCAACCCCGCTCTACTTCGCTCAAAGGCTTTCAGATCGCTATGGGTTCGAAGTCTTCTTGAAGAGGGAAGATCTCTGTCACACCGGGGCCCATAAGATCAACAACACCATCGGCCAGGCGTTGCTCGCCAAGAGGATGGGGAAGAGGCGGGTCATCGCCGAAACCGGTGCCGGTCAGCATGGCGTAGCCGCCGCCACCGTAGCCGCCCTCTTTGGGATGGACTGCCGAATCTACATGGGGCAGGAGGATATTAGGCGGCAAGCTCCAAACGTTCTTCGGATGAAGCTTTTAGGAGCCGAGGTCTATCCGGTCACCTCGGGCAGTCGGACGCTCAAAGACGCCATGAATGAGGCGATTCGTGATTGGGTGACAAATGTTCAAAATACCTTTTACATAATCGGCTCGGTCGCCGGGCCCCATCCCTACCCAATGATGGTGCGCGATTTTCAGACCGTTATTGGACGCGAGATAAAGGAACAGATTCTAAAGGCTAAAGAAAGACTGCCCGATTACTTGATCGCCTGCGTCGGTGGAGGGAGCAACGCCATCGGCGCCTTCTATCCCTTCATCGGGGGCGATATAAAACTCATCGGTGTCGAAGCGGCAGGTCTTGGCCTTGAGAGCGGAAAGCATGGAGCTCCCTTGGCAGAAGGATCGGTTGGGGTTTTGCACGGCTCCAAAAGCTACGTCCTATCGGATGAGTACGGCCAGATAATAGAGGCCCATTCGATCTCGGCTGGTCTCGACTATCCGGGCGTCGGCCCTGAGCATAGCTATCTCAAAGATGAGGCCCTAGTCGAGTACGGCTCGATCACGGATAAAGAGGCCCTTTCTGCCTTCAAGCTCCTCTGTCGGATGGAGGGGATAATCCCCGCTCTTGAGAGCTCACATGCTTTGGCCTACCTCGAGAAGTTAGGTAGCGAGGCAAAGGGCGGGCTTGTCGTGGTGAACCTTTCGGGCCGAGGAGATAAGGACTTGGATACGGTGGTAAAAGAATTGGAGATAAAGATTTGA
- the trpA gene encoding tryptophan synthase subunit alpha — protein sequence MSRIEEVFCELNKANKKALIPFVVGGYPSLEVSERLIGGLSENGADMIEIGIPYSDPLADGPTIQRAYEVALKNGVDTDDILAMAGRLTKKITTPLIIMTYYNIIYRYGEERFATAAKEIGIAGVIIPDLPVEEAADWKKIAEANYLDTIFLVAPTSPGDRISLIAEASKGFIYCLSLTGVTGARSEVSKDLAAFLTRIRTKTEKPLAVGFGISSPEAAKNAAKLSDGVIVGSALIDLIDHSGIEYDKIYEFIQAMKAAIGG from the coding sequence TTGAGCCGAATAGAAGAGGTCTTTTGCGAACTTAATAAGGCAAACAAAAAAGCCCTCATCCCCTTCGTTGTTGGCGGCTATCCCAGCCTTGAGGTCTCTGAAAGGCTGATAGGGGGCTTGAGCGAAAATGGAGCCGATATGATCGAGATCGGCATCCCTTACTCTGATCCTCTAGCCGACGGCCCAACTATTCAGAGGGCCTATGAGGTCGCCCTCAAAAACGGCGTAGATACAGACGATATATTGGCCATGGCAGGAAGGCTTACCAAAAAGATAACAACTCCTCTAATCATAATGACTTATTACAATATCATCTACCGTTATGGCGAGGAGCGCTTTGCGACGGCGGCCAAGGAGATCGGTATCGCAGGCGTGATAATTCCGGATTTGCCGGTTGAAGAGGCGGCCGACTGGAAAAAGATTGCCGAAGCCAATTATTTGGATACCATCTTTTTGGTCGCACCGACAAGCCCGGGCGATAGGATATCCTTAATAGCCGAGGCCTCCAAGGGCTTCATCTACTGCCTTTCGCTGACAGGGGTTACTGGGGCAAGGAGCGAGGTCTCAAAGGATCTTGCCGCCTTCTTAACGCGCATCCGCACAAAGACCGAAAAACCGCTTGCGGTCGGCTTTGGGATATCCAGCCCCGAGGCGGCCAAGAACGCCGCCAAGCTCTCCGATGGGGTGATCGTCGGAAGTGCTCTTATAGATTTGATTGACCACTCTGGTATAGAATATGATAAGATTTACGAGTTTATTCAAGCGATGAAGGCGGCTATCGGGGGCTGA
- the accD gene encoding acetyl-CoA carboxylase, carboxyltransferase subunit beta translates to MPISEWFQKKEKYNQVSRVSRKRAVPDGVWSKCAHCSEIIYQKELQNNLWVCPKCNYPYPITAIQRLSLLVDDSKYDELDFSMTSIDPLKFDSEKPYAESIERSKIKTSLTEAVITARGSINGKKVVLAVMDFRFIGGSMGSVVGEKVTRAIEVARGEGLPFIAISSSGGARMQEGIFSLMQMAKTSAAIARFKETKLPFISVLTNPTMGGVMASFASLGDVIIAEPRSLVGFTGARVIEKTIGQKLPKGFQTAEFMLEYGHIDMVVERKNLKEVISKLLAFFLGDQS, encoded by the coding sequence ATGCCTATATCGGAATGGTTTCAAAAAAAAGAGAAATATAACCAGGTAAGCCGGGTCTCTCGGAAGAGGGCCGTTCCCGACGGAGTCTGGTCCAAATGCGCTCACTGCTCTGAGATAATCTATCAGAAGGAGCTTCAGAACAATCTTTGGGTCTGTCCCAAGTGCAATTACCCCTATCCCATAACGGCCATCCAGCGCTTGAGCCTCCTCGTAGATGATTCCAAATACGATGAGCTGGATTTTAGCATGACCTCCATCGATCCCTTGAAATTCGACTCCGAAAAGCCCTATGCGGAGAGCATAGAGAGATCAAAAATCAAGACATCTTTAACCGAGGCCGTCATCACGGCCAGAGGCAGCATAAACGGTAAAAAGGTGGTGCTCGCCGTCATGGATTTTAGGTTCATCGGCGGCAGCATGGGGTCGGTTGTCGGCGAGAAGGTCACCAGGGCTATAGAGGTTGCCAGAGGCGAAGGACTTCCCTTCATCGCAATATCTTCATCGGGAGGTGCTCGCATGCAGGAGGGGATCTTCTCTCTCATGCAGATGGCCAAGACATCGGCTGCCATAGCTAGATTTAAAGAGACAAAGCTCCCCTTCATCTCGGTCCTCACCAATCCGACGATGGGTGGTGTTATGGCGAGCTTCGCTTCCCTTGGGGATGTTATAATCGCCGAGCCGAGGTCACTCGTCGGTTTCACCGGAGCCAGGGTCATCGAGAAGACGATTGGTCAAAAGCTTCCCAAAGGCTTTCAGACGGCGGAGTTCATGCTGGAATATGGCCACATAGACATGGTTGTAGAACGAAAGAACCTCAAAGAGGTTATATCGAAATTGCTGGCCTTCTTCTTGGGTGATCAAAGTTGA
- a CDS encoding acetyl-CoA carboxylase carboxyltransferase subunit alpha produces MDFEKPVVELEIRLEELKRSSSLENQEIAKEIEELEQKIERLKKKVYSNLAPFEKVQIARHPNRPRTFDYIETIFADFMEFHGDRLYYDDAAIVGGPARLDGRGVMVIGNQKGRNIKENMERNFGMPHPEGYRKALRLMDLAEKFSLPIVSFIDIQGAYPGVEAEERGQAAAIAENIMRMSSLSVPIVVIIIGEAGSGGALAIGVGDRIYMMENSYYSVITPEGCASILWHDETRAKEAAEVLKITSDWMVEFGIVDGVIPEPLGGAHRDHNFVASETKKTLIQAFSELDSLSPDQILQSRYERLRKIGRFAEE; encoded by the coding sequence ATGGATTTTGAAAAACCCGTAGTTGAACTGGAAATAAGGCTGGAGGAGCTGAAGAGATCCTCTTCACTCGAAAATCAGGAGATTGCCAAGGAGATAGAGGAGCTTGAGCAGAAGATTGAGAGGCTCAAAAAGAAGGTCTATTCCAACCTTGCTCCCTTCGAGAAGGTCCAGATAGCTCGCCACCCTAATCGTCCCCGCACCTTCGATTATATCGAGACGATCTTTGCCGATTTCATGGAGTTTCATGGAGACCGCCTCTATTACGACGATGCGGCCATCGTCGGCGGTCCAGCCAGACTGGATGGAAGAGGCGTCATGGTAATAGGGAATCAGAAGGGCCGGAATATTAAGGAGAATATGGAGAGGAACTTTGGCATGCCTCATCCAGAAGGTTATCGTAAGGCCCTTCGCCTGATGGATCTGGCCGAGAAGTTCTCTCTACCCATAGTCTCTTTCATCGACATTCAAGGAGCTTATCCAGGCGTCGAGGCCGAGGAGCGTGGCCAGGCGGCCGCCATTGCCGAAAACATCATGAGGATGAGCAGCCTCTCTGTTCCAATAGTCGTCATCATAATCGGCGAGGCCGGAAGCGGCGGCGCCCTGGCCATTGGTGTCGGCGATCGCATCTACATGATGGAGAACTCCTATTATTCCGTGATAACCCCGGAGGGCTGCGCCTCCATCCTCTGGCACGATGAGACCAGGGCCAAAGAGGCGGCCGAGGTCTTGAAGATAACCTCCGATTGGATGGTCGAATTCGGCATTGTCGACGGTGTCATACCTGAGCCCTTGGGTGGGGCGCACAGAGATCACAACTTCGTGGCAAGCGAGACAAAGAAGACCTTGATCCAAGCCTTTAGCGAATTGGATTCCCTAAGTCCCGACCAGATTCTTCAAAGTAGGTACGAAAGGCTAAGAAAAATCGGCCGATTTGCCGAAGAATAG
- the pfkA gene encoding 6-phosphofructokinase — MKKIGVLTSGGDAPGMNAAVRAVVRTAIYKKLEVIGFLDGFSGLIKADFQELDLSSVGGMVDRGGTFLGTARVPEFTTLSGQKEAVETIKRLDIDALIVIGGNGSLTGAHIFSKYSIPTIGVPASIDNDVFGTDYCIGFDTAANTAVDAISKIRDTASSHDRVFLVQVMGRNSGMIALSAALAGGGDSVIIPERPWTIDEICKNIKYGQKRGKKHNLIVVAEGAGNINEIATQIKYQNNLDVRVTVLGHIQRGGAPTAFDRNLASRLGHEAVIALKAKESDKMVGLSGREMKLVDLEEVVLNKPELDDKIYQLVKILSL, encoded by the coding sequence ATGAAAAAGATAGGCGTTTTGACCAGCGGCGGGGATGCTCCCGGCATGAACGCGGCCGTAAGGGCCGTGGTGAGAACCGCAATCTATAAAAAGCTTGAAGTAATTGGTTTTCTGGATGGATTCAGCGGCTTAATAAAGGCCGACTTTCAAGAGCTCGATCTCTCCTCCGTCGGCGGCATGGTCGATCGGGGAGGAACCTTTCTGGGCACAGCCCGCGTTCCTGAATTCACCACCCTCTCCGGACAGAAGGAAGCGGTCGAAACCATAAAGAGACTCGACATAGATGCCTTGATCGTGATCGGCGGCAATGGTTCACTCACCGGAGCCCACATCTTCTCCAAATACTCCATTCCGACCATCGGCGTTCCGGCCAGCATCGATAATGATGTCTTTGGCACCGACTATTGCATAGGTTTCGATACCGCCGCAAATACCGCCGTCGATGCCATATCCAAAATAAGGGATACTGCCTCATCTCACGATCGCGTCTTTCTGGTCCAGGTGATGGGGAGGAATTCCGGCATGATCGCGCTCTCGGCGGCCTTGGCCGGTGGCGGCGATTCGGTCATCATTCCAGAGAGACCCTGGACCATAGACGAAATATGTAAAAATATCAAATATGGCCAGAAGCGGGGCAAGAAACACAACCTGATAGTGGTGGCTGAGGGGGCCGGCAATATAAATGAGATAGCCACCCAGATAAAATATCAGAACAATCTAGATGTCAGGGTGACGGTCCTCGGCCACATCCAGAGGGGTGGGGCGCCGACGGCATTCGATCGCAATTTGGCCTCAAGGCTTGGCCATGAGGCAGTAATCGCCCTAAAGGCCAAAGAGAGCGATAAGATGGTTGGTTTATCTGGCAGAGAGATGAAGCTTGTCGACCTGGAAGAGGTTGTCTTGAATAAACCAGAACTTGACGACAAAATCTATCAGTTGGTCAAGATATTATCCCTCTAA